A stretch of the Chlorobiota bacterium genome encodes the following:
- a CDS encoding 6,7-dimethyl-8-ribityllumazine synthase, with protein MKQNKLAQENLNIKNFKFAIVVSNWNEIITSNLLNGSLTFFSKYNVGMDSIFIVKCSGAFELPLTCQFLCESKKYDGIVALGCIIRGDTPHFEFVSNETSSGIMNTMLKYDIPIGFGLLTVDTYDQAVLRSNDNVSNKGYEAAQAVSEMLILKSKILEG; from the coding sequence ATGAAGCAGAATAAATTAGCTCAAGAGAATTTAAACATAAAAAATTTTAAATTTGCAATTGTGGTAAGTAATTGGAATGAGATTATTACTTCAAATTTATTAAATGGATCTTTGACATTTTTTAGTAAATATAATGTAGGAATGGATTCAATATTTATTGTTAAATGTTCTGGAGCATTTGAATTACCTTTAACTTGTCAATTTTTGTGTGAAAGCAAAAAATACGACGGTATTGTTGCTTTAGGATGTATAATTAGAGGTGATACTCCTCATTTTGAATTTGTTTCTAACGAAACATCATCAGGAATAATGAATACAATGTTGAAATATGACATTCCTATTGGGTTTGGTTTGTTAACAGTTGATACATATGATCAGGCAGTTTTAAGAAGTAATGATAATGTATCAAATAAAGGTTATGAAGCCGCTCAAGCAGTTTCTGAAATGCTCATTTTAAAATCTAAAATATTAGAGGGTTAA